A single region of the Chrysoperla carnea chromosome 5, inChrCarn1.1, whole genome shotgun sequence genome encodes:
- the LOC123300897 gene encoding U-scoloptoxin(01)-Er1a — MAYVLCKPIVEDQETHTKQHEKILHRAKRWEDFPNLTFTFDCSDRSVGFYADTEHHCQIFHMCDEDGRRIPYICANETSFNQEFRICDWEYNFDCADATKWYYLNDLTYVTDPPKENNL, encoded by the exons ATGGCCTATGTTTTATGTAAGCCAATTGTTGAAGATCAAGAAACACATACAAAAcaacatgaaaaaattttacatcgTGCAAAACGTTGGGaagattttccaaatttaacatttacattCGATTGTTCAGATCGATCTGTTGGATTTTATGCTGATACTGAACATCATTGTCAAATATTCCATATGTGTGATGAAGATGGTCGAAGAATTCCATATATTTGTGCCAATGAGACATCATTTAATCAAGAATTTCGTATTTGTGATTGGGAGTATAATTTTGATTGTGCAGACGCTACTAAATG gtACTACTTAAATGATTTAACATACGTAACGGATCCAccaaaagaaaataatctttag